One Bradyrhizobium sp. CCGB12 genomic window carries:
- a CDS encoding caspase family protein, with amino-acid sequence MRGTLRVFICLLLPVVALVAGAPDPARAQQQEKRIALVVGNGAYAKSPLATTANDAGLIAQTLQAAGFDVVGARDLDGDTLRKSFRDFIQKAQASGPGTVAMIYLAGYGVQLAGENYFIPVDSNITRDTDIPTEALRVSDYVRQLAAIPLKANIIVLDAARAQPFVEGGQPIASGLALVEPETNMLIAFNAAPGTVAPEEPGPYGIYAQSLAEMIRTGGLPLPEVFDRVRLRVNEASKGAQVPWNEQKIAAPFSFFERGPDAPPPDAAPDQVAAIRNKPIRDLGVQDAYAAALERDTLPAYEEFLSAYPDDPMSKRVMAIVAARREAITWRRTYRTDTPEAYWSYLRRYPRGPHAADARRRLAILTAPAEPPPSFAMIDYDVPPPPPEEVVYVDRPVLYFSDPDFGFAPPPPPPVYYLPPPPPDFVVLPPPLPVVGLFVLPQPVFVPIPVFVRPPVYVAPPPNNIIYQNIHNTTVINTVINRPPAPLAGAGAGNGSANLAPAVAGRANPAGPAVPQAVVQRAALIQQGKAPMPPSATIQPMARPGRPSATPANVAPTAAPLVAPQTRVPQANTLPVPGAQGGPPAPPAGAGPLPGGRPVPPTATAPGAPPPTHPGAPTTAAPGTAPPAHPGAPTAAAPATAAPTPASPAVAPGQPPKPPVAQTPPPGGGPADRAKSATREPAGSPPPGPGAPGTPAGVAGRPIAPPPSAAREQIRPPHLQPTPPQAARPSAPPPRPQAVARPTPPPPPRVSAPPPRMAAPPPPRPAPPAAVARPAPPPMARPAPPPMARPAPPPMARPAPPPPVARPAPAPPPRMAVAPPPPPRPAAPPPPPRMAVAPPPPPRPAAPPPHPAAPAAKKCPPNQPRC; translated from the coding sequence ATGCGTGGGACGCTCAGAGTCTTCATCTGCCTTCTCCTGCCGGTCGTGGCTCTTGTCGCGGGCGCGCCAGATCCGGCGCGTGCGCAGCAGCAGGAAAAGCGCATCGCGCTCGTGGTCGGCAACGGCGCCTATGCCAAGTCGCCGCTGGCGACGACCGCGAACGATGCCGGGCTGATCGCCCAGACGCTGCAGGCGGCGGGCTTCGACGTTGTCGGCGCACGCGATCTCGACGGCGACACGCTGCGCAAGAGCTTTCGCGATTTCATCCAGAAGGCGCAGGCGTCCGGCCCGGGCACCGTCGCGATGATCTATCTGGCCGGCTATGGCGTGCAGCTTGCCGGCGAGAACTATTTCATCCCGGTCGATTCCAACATCACCCGCGACACCGACATTCCGACCGAGGCCCTGCGCGTCAGCGACTATGTTCGCCAGCTTGCGGCCATTCCGCTCAAGGCCAACATCATCGTGCTCGACGCGGCCCGCGCGCAGCCCTTCGTGGAGGGCGGCCAGCCGATCGCGAGCGGGCTGGCGCTGGTCGAGCCCGAGACGAACATGCTGATCGCCTTCAACGCGGCGCCCGGCACGGTGGCGCCGGAGGAGCCGGGGCCCTACGGCATCTATGCGCAGTCGCTCGCCGAGATGATCCGCACCGGCGGCCTGCCGCTGCCCGAGGTGTTCGACCGCGTCCGCCTGCGCGTCAACGAGGCCTCCAAGGGCGCGCAAGTGCCCTGGAACGAGCAGAAGATCGCCGCCCCGTTCTCGTTCTTCGAGCGCGGGCCCGATGCGCCGCCGCCGGATGCCGCGCCCGACCAGGTTGCTGCGATCCGCAACAAGCCGATCCGCGATCTCGGCGTGCAGGATGCCTATGCCGCCGCGCTCGAGCGCGACACGCTGCCGGCCTATGAGGAATTTCTCTCGGCCTATCCGGATGATCCGATGTCGAAGCGCGTGATGGCGATCGTGGCGGCGCGCCGCGAGGCGATCACCTGGCGGCGGACCTACCGGACCGACACGCCGGAGGCCTATTGGTCGTATCTGCGCCGCTATCCGCGTGGACCGCATGCGGCGGATGCGCGCCGCCGCCTTGCGATCCTCACCGCGCCGGCCGAGCCGCCGCCGAGCTTTGCGATGATCGACTACGACGTGCCGCCACCGCCGCCGGAGGAGGTGGTCTATGTCGATCGTCCCGTGCTGTATTTCAGCGATCCTGATTTCGGCTTCGCGCCGCCGCCACCGCCGCCGGTCTACTATTTGCCGCCGCCGCCGCCGGATTTCGTCGTGCTGCCGCCCCCACTCCCCGTGGTCGGCCTGTTCGTGCTGCCGCAGCCCGTGTTCGTGCCGATCCCGGTGTTCGTCAGGCCGCCGGTCTACGTCGCACCGCCGCCGAACAACATCATCTACCAGAACATCCACAACACCACGGTCATCAACACCGTGATCAACCGGCCGCCGGCACCGCTCGCGGGAGCAGGCGCAGGGAACGGATCGGCCAATCTGGCGCCAGCCGTCGCCGGACGTGCCAACCCGGCCGGTCCGGCGGTGCCGCAGGCCGTCGTCCAGCGCGCCGCCCTGATCCAGCAGGGCAAGGCGCCGATGCCACCGAGTGCGACCATCCAACCGATGGCAAGGCCCGGCCGGCCTTCGGCGACGCCGGCCAATGTCGCGCCGACCGCAGCGCCACTCGTTGCGCCACAGACCAGGGTGCCTCAGGCCAACACGCTGCCGGTTCCTGGTGCCCAGGGCGGCCCGCCGGCACCGCCCGCAGGGGCAGGGCCTCTGCCGGGTGGAAGGCCGGTGCCGCCGACGGCGACCGCACCCGGCGCGCCGCCGCCAACCCATCCGGGAGCGCCGACGACTGCTGCTCCCGGCACAGCGCCGCCGGCTCATCCCGGAGCGCCAACGGCCGCCGCTCCGGCGACCGCGGCGCCGACTCCGGCAAGCCCGGCCGTTGCGCCTGGCCAGCCGCCAAAGCCGCCGGTGGCCCAGACACCACCGCCCGGGGGCGGGCCTGCCGATCGCGCCAAGTCCGCAACCCGCGAGCCAGCTGGTTCGCCGCCACCGGGGCCTGGCGCGCCCGGCACGCCTGCGGGTGTCGCCGGAAGACCCATTGCGCCGCCGCCTTCGGCCGCACGCGAGCAGATTAGGCCGCCGCATCTGCAGCCGACCCCGCCGCAGGCGGCTAGACCGTCCGCACCACCCCCGCGACCCCAGGCCGTGGCGCGGCCTACGCCGCCACCTCCGCCGCGCGTGTCGGCCCCGCCGCCAAGGATGGCTGCGCCTCCGCCGCCACGACCGGCTCCGCCGGCTGCAGTCGCGCGGCCGGCGCCACCGCCGATGGCCCGGCCTGCGCCGCCACCGATGGCCCGGCCCGCGCCGCCGCCAATGGCGCGGCCCGCGCCGCCGCCGCCGGTTGCCCGGCCGGCGCCTGCGCCGCCGCCGCGCATGGCCGTCGCGCCGCCACCTCCGCCACGTCCGGCGGCGCCTCCGCCGCCGCCGCGCATGGCCGTCGCGCCGCCACCTCCGCCACGTCCGGCGGCGCCTCCGCCGCATCCCGCGGCCCCGGCGGCAAAGAAGTGCCCGCCGAACCAGCCGAGGTGCTAG
- a CDS encoding 30S ribosomal protein S2 → MALPDFTMRQLLEAGVHFGHQSHRWNPKMAPFIFGARNNIHIVDLAQTVPMLHTALQAVSDTVAKGGRILFVGTKRQAQDGVADAAKRCAQYFVNSRWLGGTLTNWKTISASIKRLRHLDDVLSGGDASSYTKKERLTLQRERDKLDRSLGGIKDMGGLPDLIFVIDTNKEDIAIQEAQRLNIPVAAIVDTNSDPKGITYVVPGNDDAGRAIALYCDLIARAAIDGISRAQGDSGIDIGASTRPLAEELPAASSSGFQGLAGPRGTADDLKKLPGVSGAIEKKFNDLGIFHYWQLAELDHDTAHTIGEEVGLPSRADAWVAKAKALTAEAE, encoded by the coding sequence ATGGCGCTACCCGATTTCACCATGCGTCAGCTGCTCGAAGCTGGCGTGCACTTTGGTCACCAGTCTCACCGCTGGAATCCGAAAATGGCTCCGTTCATTTTCGGCGCCCGCAACAACATCCACATCGTCGACCTCGCCCAGACCGTGCCGATGCTGCACACGGCCCTTCAGGCCGTTAGCGACACCGTCGCCAAGGGCGGCCGCATCCTGTTCGTCGGCACCAAGCGCCAGGCTCAGGACGGTGTTGCGGACGCAGCCAAGCGCTGCGCCCAGTACTTCGTCAATTCGCGCTGGCTCGGCGGCACGCTGACCAACTGGAAGACGATCTCGGCCTCGATCAAGCGCCTGCGTCATCTCGATGACGTGCTCTCCGGCGGCGACGCCAGCTCCTACACCAAGAAGGAGCGCCTGACGCTTCAGCGCGAGCGCGACAAGCTCGACCGCTCGCTCGGCGGCATCAAGGACATGGGCGGTCTGCCCGACCTGATCTTCGTGATCGACACTAACAAGGAAGACATCGCGATCCAGGAAGCCCAGCGGCTCAACATCCCGGTCGCCGCGATCGTCGACACCAATTCGGACCCCAAGGGCATCACCTATGTGGTGCCGGGCAATGACGACGCCGGCCGTGCGATCGCGCTCTATTGCGACCTGATCGCGCGCGCTGCGATCGACGGCATCTCGCGCGCCCAGGGCGATTCGGGTATCGACATCGGTGCCTCGACCCGTCCGCTCGCCGAAGAGCTGCCGGCTGCTTCCTCGAGCGGCTTCCAGGGCCTTGCAGGTCCGCGCGGCACCGCCGACGACCTCAAGAAGCTCCCGGGCGTGTCGGGTGCGATCGAGAAGAAGTTCAACGACCTCGGCATCTTCCACTACTGGCAGCTCGCCGAGCTCGACCACGACACCGCGCACACGATCGGCGAAGAAGTCGGTCTGCCGAGCCGCGCGGACGCCTGGGTGGCCAAGGCCAAGGCGCTGACCGCGGAAGCGGAATAG
- the tsf gene encoding translation elongation factor Ts: MATITAAMVKDLRESTGAGMMDCKAALTENDGNMEAAQDWLRKKGLSKAAKKSGRVAAEGLIGALTKGSKGVVVEVNSETDFVARNGQFQGLVKMIAQVAFDAGADVEKIKAAKVGDVTIETAINDAIATIGENMTLRRAAQLEVSQGVVSHYVHGAVVDGAGKMGVLVALESPGKADELAALGRQIAMHVAAANPLALDPSGLDPAVVKREKDVLADKYRQQGKPENVIEKIVESGLKTYYKEVCLLEQAFIHDTGKSVAQAVKEAEGKVGGPLKIAGFVRYALGEGIEKQESDFAAEVAAASGKK; this comes from the coding sequence ATGGCAACGATCACAGCTGCGATGGTCAAGGACCTGCGCGAGTCGACCGGCGCGGGCATGATGGACTGCAAGGCCGCGCTGACCGAAAACGACGGCAATATGGAAGCGGCGCAGGACTGGCTGCGCAAGAAGGGCCTGTCGAAGGCCGCCAAGAAGTCGGGCCGCGTCGCGGCCGAGGGCCTGATCGGCGCGCTCACCAAGGGCAGCAAGGGCGTCGTGGTCGAGGTCAACTCCGAGACCGACTTCGTCGCGCGCAACGGCCAGTTCCAGGGTCTGGTCAAGATGATCGCCCAGGTCGCGTTCGACGCCGGCGCCGATGTCGAGAAGATCAAGGCCGCCAAGGTCGGCGACGTCACGATCGAGACCGCGATCAATGACGCGATCGCCACCATCGGCGAGAACATGACGCTGCGCCGGGCTGCCCAGCTCGAGGTGAGCCAGGGCGTGGTGTCGCACTATGTCCACGGGGCCGTCGTCGACGGCGCCGGCAAGATGGGCGTGCTCGTGGCGCTGGAATCGCCGGGCAAGGCCGACGAGCTCGCCGCGCTCGGCCGCCAGATCGCGATGCATGTCGCTGCCGCCAACCCGCTGGCGCTCGATCCGTCCGGCCTCGATCCGGCGGTCGTCAAGCGCGAGAAGGACGTGCTCGCCGACAAATATCGCCAGCAGGGCAAGCCTGAGAACGTGATCGAGAAGATCGTCGAGTCCGGCCTCAAGACCTACTACAAGGAAGTCTGCCTGCTCGAGCAGGCCTTCATCCACGACACCGGCAAGTCGGTGGCGCAGGCAGTGAAGGAGGCCGAGGGCAAGGTCGGCGGTCCCCTGAAGATCGCGGGCTTTGTGCGCTATGCTCTCGGTGAGGGAATCGAGAAGCAGGAAAGCGACTTCGCAGCGGAGGTCGCGGCGGCCAGCGGCAAGAAGTAA
- the pyrH gene encoding UMP kinase, with amino-acid sequence MTDPVYRRVVIKLSGEYLAGQQGFGIDQPTVDRVADDLIAARKLGTEVAVVIGGGNIVRGVEVSARGVSRPTGDTMGMLATMMNCLALEAAIERKGTPARTLSAFVMPEISELFTRTAAHKYLAEGRIVLLGGGTGNPFFTTDTTAVLRAAEIGAQAVLKATNVDGVYSADPKKDPTATRFDRLTHSQAIEGGYKVMDATAFALARETSLPIIIFSIAQPGSIGAILRGAGHGTIVAG; translated from the coding sequence ATGACTGATCCGGTCTATCGTCGCGTCGTGATCAAGCTGTCGGGCGAATATCTCGCGGGACAGCAGGGTTTTGGTATCGATCAGCCGACCGTCGACCGGGTTGCGGACGACCTGATCGCCGCCCGCAAGCTCGGCACCGAGGTTGCGGTCGTAATCGGCGGCGGCAACATCGTGCGCGGTGTCGAGGTCTCCGCCCGCGGCGTGTCGCGGCCGACCGGCGACACCATGGGCATGCTTGCCACCATGATGAACTGCCTCGCGCTGGAAGCCGCGATCGAACGCAAGGGCACGCCGGCGCGGACGCTGTCGGCCTTCGTCATGCCGGAGATTTCCGAGCTGTTCACCCGCACTGCGGCGCACAAATACCTCGCCGAGGGCCGAATCGTGCTGCTCGGCGGCGGAACCGGCAATCCGTTCTTCACCACCGACACGACCGCAGTGCTCCGTGCCGCCGAGATCGGCGCCCAGGCGGTCCTGAAGGCGACCAATGTCGACGGCGTCTACTCGGCCGATCCGAAGAAGGATCCGACCGCCACGCGGTTCGACCGTCTGACGCATTCGCAGGCGATCGAGGGCGGCTACAAGGTGATGGATGCGACCGCCTTCGCGCTTGCCCGCGAGACGTCGCTGCCTATCATCATATTCTCGATCGCGCAGCCGGGTTCGATCGGTGCGATTCTACGTGGCGCCGGCCACGGAACCATAGTCGCCGGCTGA
- the frr gene encoding ribosome recycling factor — protein sequence MATGSFDLNEVKRRMQGAVQSLKHELGGLRTGRASASMLDPVQVDAYGSHMPLNQLATVSVPEPRLISVQVWDKSMVKAVEKAIVDSNLGLSPATEGQVLRLRIPELNEERRKELVKVAHKYAEAAKVAARHVRRDGLDVLKKLEKNHEMSEDDQKRHADEVQKATDGTIAEIDQLLAAKEKEILTV from the coding sequence ATGGCCACGGGTAGTTTCGACCTCAACGAAGTGAAGCGCCGCATGCAGGGCGCCGTCCAGTCCCTCAAGCACGAGCTTGGCGGCCTGCGCACCGGCCGCGCCTCGGCCTCGATGCTCGATCCGGTGCAGGTCGACGCCTACGGCAGCCACATGCCGCTGAACCAACTCGCCACCGTCAGCGTGCCGGAGCCGCGCCTGATCTCCGTGCAGGTCTGGGACAAGTCGATGGTCAAGGCCGTGGAGAAGGCGATCGTCGATTCGAATCTCGGCCTGTCGCCCGCGACCGAGGGGCAGGTGCTGCGGTTGCGTATCCCCGAGCTCAACGAGGAGCGGCGCAAGGAGCTGGTGAAGGTCGCGCACAAATACGCAGAAGCCGCCAAGGTCGCCGCGCGCCATGTCCGTCGCGACGGTCTAGACGTGCTCAAGAAGCTCGAAAAGAACCACGAGATGTCCGAGGACGACCAGAAGCGTCACGCCGACGAGGTGCAGAAGGCAACCGACGGCACGATCGCCGAGATTGACCAGTTGCTGGCCGCCAAGGAAAAAGAAATCCTCACCGTTTAA
- a CDS encoding isoprenyl transferase — translation MSNAAAPATEGPDRSEAPAHVAIIMDGNGRWAAARGLPRAEGHRRGVDALRRVVRASHELGIRYLTIFSFSSENWSRPASEIGDLFGLLRRFIRNDLASLHRDGVKVRIIGEREGLESDICALLNEAEELTRDNTRLTLVVAFNYGSRQEIAKAAQKLAREVAEGRRDPATIDAETLGAHLDAPDIPDPDLIIRTSGEQRLSNFLMWQAAYSELVFVPIHWPDFDKAALESAVAEFARRERRFGGLVAKTAS, via the coding sequence ATGTCCAACGCCGCCGCGCCCGCAACGGAAGGACCCGATCGGTCCGAGGCGCCTGCGCATGTCGCCATCATCATGGATGGCAACGGGCGTTGGGCGGCGGCGCGCGGCTTGCCGCGCGCTGAAGGGCATCGCCGCGGCGTCGACGCGCTGCGCCGCGTGGTGCGCGCCTCGCACGAGCTCGGCATTCGCTATCTCACCATCTTCTCGTTCTCTTCGGAGAACTGGTCGCGCCCGGCGAGCGAGATCGGCGACCTGTTCGGCCTGCTCCGGCGCTTCATCCGCAACGATCTGGCGAGCCTGCATCGCGACGGCGTCAAGGTCCGTATCATCGGCGAGCGCGAGGGACTTGAGAGCGACATTTGTGCGCTCCTCAACGAGGCGGAGGAGCTGACGCGCGACAACACGCGCCTCACGCTCGTCGTCGCCTTCAACTACGGCTCGCGGCAGGAGATCGCGAAAGCGGCGCAGAAGCTCGCGCGCGAGGTCGCGGAGGGCAGGCGGGATCCCGCCACGATCGATGCCGAGACGCTTGGCGCGCATCTCGATGCGCCCGACATTCCCGATCCCGATCTCATCATCCGCACCAGCGGCGAGCAGCGCCTGTCCAACTTCCTGATGTGGCAGGCCGCCTATAGCGAGCTCGTCTTCGTGCCGATCCACTGGCCCGATTTCGACAAGGCGGCGCTGGAAAGCGCGGTCGCCGAATTTGCCAGGCGCGAGCGCCGTTTCGGCGGCCTGGTCGCGAAAACCGCCTCGTGA
- a CDS encoding phosphatidate cytidylyltransferase gives MSEPDAAPAGSAPAPSNLVLRVAAALVLAPLAIALAYAGGWLWALLVTLVSIGLFAEWLMVVGAGSVALTGAGTIVIAIMGFCVAFGALKTAVIAGCIGGAIVTLIARGKFVWAAAGFAYASAALLASILVRQDLVNGFAALMFVLLVVWATDIGGYFAGRSIGGPKLWPRVSPKKTWAGAVGGFVASLLVAAGFTACGFGKMAPLLLVSAILSVVSALGDLFESAVKRRFGVKDSSHLIPGHGGLMDRLDGFVAAILVAWIIGFLRHGVHSAGSGLMVW, from the coding sequence GTGAGCGAACCCGACGCCGCACCGGCGGGCTCCGCGCCCGCCCCGAGCAATCTCGTGCTGCGGGTCGCCGCGGCGCTGGTGCTGGCGCCGCTCGCCATTGCACTCGCTTACGCCGGCGGCTGGCTGTGGGCACTCCTTGTCACCCTGGTATCGATCGGGTTGTTCGCGGAATGGCTGATGGTGGTGGGCGCGGGCTCGGTCGCGCTGACGGGGGCGGGGACGATCGTCATCGCCATCATGGGATTTTGCGTTGCCTTCGGCGCGCTCAAGACAGCCGTCATTGCCGGCTGCATCGGCGGTGCGATCGTGACGCTGATCGCACGGGGCAAGTTCGTCTGGGCGGCTGCCGGCTTCGCCTATGCGTCGGCGGCGCTGCTGGCCTCGATCCTGGTGCGTCAGGATCTCGTCAACGGTTTCGCCGCCCTGATGTTCGTGCTGCTCGTGGTGTGGGCGACCGATATCGGCGGCTATTTCGCCGGCCGCAGCATTGGTGGACCGAAGCTATGGCCGCGCGTGAGCCCGAAGAAGACCTGGGCGGGCGCGGTCGGCGGCTTTGTCGCAAGCCTTCTGGTTGCGGCGGGCTTTACGGCTTGCGGGTTCGGAAAGATGGCACCATTGCTGCTCGTCAGCGCCATCCTGTCGGTGGTGTCGGCATTGGGCGATCTGTTCGAATCCGCCGTGAAGCGGCGGTTCGGTGTCAAGGATTCCAGTCACTTAATTCCCGGCCATGGCGGGCTTATGGACCGCCTGGACGGTTTTGTCGCCGCCATCCTGGTGGCATGGATTATCGGCTTTCTCCGCCATGGTGTGCATAGCGCCGGAAGCGGTCTTATGGTTTGGTGA